Proteins from one Geomonas agri genomic window:
- a CDS encoding Mu transposase C-terminal domain-containing protein: MPKIIKGSILQWITESAESYVVKPMVDSPKDLLECVLYAMDDQCFVIQLNGDVKLPYIREKKEIISALNSGKAIQRTIHPNTKQICADENYIDKHRHSRDRAFELIQEIVEDEPNIYFSEKRGQLVKSVVEKHKVTKSEIYKFLYRYWVGGNTKNALLPCYDRCGAPGKDRVISTEDASGDLKNGVAKRGRPSKKKKLNPDFEGVNVTEEDKKIFNIAIKLYYSKQGNRPLTAVYQKMKVHFYSIGKRFERGVVVNVMPPSHTVPTYGQFRYWFNKLQDYAETQRKRLGEKKYNLVARAILGDSTKMANGPGSLYQIDATIADVYLVSLLDPTRIIGRPVVYFVKDVFSRMVVGLYVGLESPSWTAAMMAIANTAADKVAFCAEYGIEISEHEWPCRYLCEKFVGDGGELLSINSDALVDRLNIGVANCAPYRGDLKAIVERQFGITNEKVIDWLPGAVHDIGPGERDHRLDATLNIHQFTKLIIVMVLEHNQCQWLNDYRLDRAMIADKVDPIPLKLWNWGILNRSGHLREKTQDVIKLALMPRDTASVTEKGIYFRKMYYTCDLALREQWYVEARMKGRWNVEVSYDIRKADIIYLIKKDKTFETCCLVDADARFKGASVEEVQDFFEIQDIKSKVHETEAIQSSARLHAMLEAELSDARARSKDRSRPEVSNSRRVKEIKENRLVAKQQAREKEAFDLKPTKQNMEPAKVLAFAGEIKDQAKVRTAAEQQMDLLATIKESEKGDS; encoded by the coding sequence ATGCCTAAAATAATAAAGGGGTCGATTTTACAGTGGATTACCGAATCAGCTGAAAGCTATGTAGTTAAACCAATGGTCGATTCACCTAAAGATCTGTTGGAATGTGTACTATATGCTATGGATGATCAATGTTTTGTAATTCAGCTAAACGGTGACGTCAAGCTTCCATACATACGTGAAAAAAAAGAAATAATTTCTGCATTAAATAGTGGCAAGGCAATCCAAAGGACGATACACCCTAATACAAAACAAATTTGTGCTGATGAAAATTATATTGATAAACATCGACATAGCCGGGATAGAGCGTTCGAATTAATCCAGGAAATTGTTGAGGATGAACCAAATATATACTTTTCTGAGAAAAGAGGACAACTAGTAAAATCAGTAGTTGAAAAACATAAGGTGACAAAATCTGAAATATACAAGTTTCTTTATAGATACTGGGTTGGAGGAAACACAAAAAATGCTTTGCTGCCGTGCTATGATCGATGTGGTGCGCCAGGCAAAGATAGAGTTATTAGTACAGAGGATGCCAGTGGCGATTTAAAGAATGGAGTTGCTAAGAGGGGGCGTCCAAGCAAAAAAAAGAAATTAAATCCGGATTTTGAAGGAGTAAATGTTACCGAAGAAGATAAGAAAATATTTAATATTGCTATAAAACTTTACTATAGCAAGCAAGGCAACAGGCCGCTTACGGCGGTTTATCAAAAAATGAAAGTCCATTTTTACAGTATTGGGAAAAGATTTGAAAGAGGTGTGGTTGTAAATGTAATGCCGCCCAGCCACACAGTTCCCACCTACGGGCAGTTTCGTTACTGGTTCAATAAACTTCAAGATTATGCTGAAACTCAGCGGAAACGATTGGGTGAAAAAAAATACAATTTGGTTGCTAGGGCCATTCTTGGAGATTCCACTAAGATGGCCAATGGTCCAGGGTCACTATACCAAATAGATGCAACAATAGCAGATGTCTATTTAGTGAGTTTACTGGATCCGACAAGGATAATAGGGCGTCCAGTAGTATATTTTGTGAAAGATGTATTCTCCAGGATGGTAGTAGGGCTCTATGTAGGGCTTGAAAGCCCTTCTTGGACAGCAGCAATGATGGCTATTGCTAATACAGCAGCTGATAAAGTCGCCTTCTGTGCTGAGTATGGGATTGAAATTAGTGAACATGAATGGCCTTGTCGCTATCTATGCGAGAAGTTTGTGGGAGATGGTGGAGAGCTTCTTTCAATTAATTCGGATGCTTTAGTAGATAGGTTAAACATCGGGGTAGCTAATTGCGCTCCATATCGTGGAGACCTTAAAGCTATAGTGGAACGTCAATTTGGTATCACAAATGAAAAAGTGATTGACTGGTTGCCAGGCGCAGTTCACGACATAGGACCCGGTGAAAGAGATCATCGACTGGATGCAACTTTAAACATTCATCAATTTACAAAGCTCATCATAGTCATGGTGCTAGAACATAACCAATGCCAATGGCTGAACGACTATCGTCTCGATCGAGCAATGATTGCCGACAAGGTAGACCCGATACCACTTAAGCTGTGGAATTGGGGGATACTAAACAGGTCGGGACATTTACGTGAGAAAACACAGGACGTGATAAAGCTTGCACTAATGCCTCGAGACACTGCTAGTGTGACAGAAAAAGGAATTTATTTCAGAAAGATGTATTACACATGTGACTTAGCATTGCGGGAACAGTGGTACGTTGAGGCCCGAATGAAGGGGAGATGGAACGTTGAGGTTTCCTATGATATTCGAAAAGCAGACATAATTTATCTCATCAAGAAGGATAAAACATTTGAAACCTGTTGTTTGGTTGATGCCGATGCTCGTTTTAAAGGTGCTAGTGTTGAGGAGGTTCAAGATTTCTTCGAGATACAGGATATAAAGTCTAAGGTTCATGAAACCGAGGCTATACAAAGCAGTGCTCGCTTGCACGCTATGCTTGAGGCTGAACTCTCAGACGCTAGAGCAAGAAGTAAAGATCGATCGCGCCCTGAGGTGAGCAATTCAAGGCGAGTTAAGGAGATTAAGGAAAATCGATTGGTTGCAAAGCAGCAGGCTCGAGAAAAAGAGGCTTTTGATCTGAAACCTACTAAACAGAACATGGAGCCCGCAAAGGTTCTCGCGTTTGCAGGTGAAATAAAGGACCAAGCCAAAGTAAGGACTGCTGCGGAGCAACAAATGGATTTGCTAGCGACAATTAAGGAAAGCGAGAAAGGTGATAGCTGA